From the Astyanax mexicanus isolate ESR-SI-001 chromosome 9, AstMex3_surface, whole genome shotgun sequence genome, one window contains:
- the rnf141 gene encoding RING finger protein 141 isoform X1, whose translation MGQQISGQAVVSRLPEKLIKHAGLVRDSGYLTYEEFLGRVAELNEVTAKLAAGQQKHLLFEVQPGSDASALWKVAVRIVCTKINKEDGMVEASRIMNLYQFNQLYKDITSQAAEVLSGEGAAECSSGQLSSAESCQASMWMGRVKQLTDEEECCICMDGKADLILPCAHSFCQKCIDRWSGQSRNCPICRIQVTAANESWVMSDAPTEEDIAGYILNLADEAGHPHRP comes from the exons ATGGGCCAACAGATCTCTGGCCAGGCGGTGGTGAGCAGGCTTCCTGAGAAGCTGATCAAGCACGCCGGACTAGTGCGGGACAGCGGCTACCTCACCTATGAGGAGTTCTTGGGCCGAGTGGCAGAGCTGAATGAGGT AACTGCAAAGCTGGCTGCTGGCCAACAGAAGCATCTCCTCTTCGAAGTTCAGCCTGGATCTGATGCGTCTGCCCTGTGGAAAGTGGCTGTGAGAATAGTCTGCACTAAG ATTAACAAAGAGGATGGGATGGTGGAGGCCTCACGCATTATGAACCTGTACCAGTTTAACCAGCTCTACAAAGACATTACCAGCCAAGCAGCTGAAGTTCTTTCAGGAGAGGGCGCTGCTGAGTGCTCGTCTGGGCAGCTTTCCTCTGCAGAGTCCTGTCAGGCCAGTATGTGGATGGGCAg GGTGAAACAGCTCACAGATGAGGAAGAGTGCTGTATCTGTATGGATGGGAAAGCGGATCTTATTCTGCCGTGTGCTCACAGCTTCTGCCAGAAATGCATTGATAGGTG GAGCGGTCAAAGTCGAAACTGTCCCATCTGCCGGATTCAGGTAACCGCTGCCAATGAATCATGGGTAATGTCTGATGCGCCCACAGAGGAGGATATAGCCGGCTACATTCTCAATCTCGCTGATGAGGCTGGCCATCCTCACAGACCCTAA
- the rnf141 gene encoding RING finger protein 141 isoform X2 → MRTAKLAAGQQKHLLFEVQPGSDASALWKVAVRIVCTKINKEDGMVEASRIMNLYQFNQLYKDITSQAAEVLSGEGAAECSSGQLSSAESCQASMWMGRVKQLTDEEECCICMDGKADLILPCAHSFCQKCIDRWSGQSRNCPICRIQVTAANESWVMSDAPTEEDIAGYILNLADEAGHPHRP, encoded by the exons ATGAG AACTGCAAAGCTGGCTGCTGGCCAACAGAAGCATCTCCTCTTCGAAGTTCAGCCTGGATCTGATGCGTCTGCCCTGTGGAAAGTGGCTGTGAGAATAGTCTGCACTAAG ATTAACAAAGAGGATGGGATGGTGGAGGCCTCACGCATTATGAACCTGTACCAGTTTAACCAGCTCTACAAAGACATTACCAGCCAAGCAGCTGAAGTTCTTTCAGGAGAGGGCGCTGCTGAGTGCTCGTCTGGGCAGCTTTCCTCTGCAGAGTCCTGTCAGGCCAGTATGTGGATGGGCAg GGTGAAACAGCTCACAGATGAGGAAGAGTGCTGTATCTGTATGGATGGGAAAGCGGATCTTATTCTGCCGTGTGCTCACAGCTTCTGCCAGAAATGCATTGATAGGTG GAGCGGTCAAAGTCGAAACTGTCCCATCTGCCGGATTCAGGTAACCGCTGCCAATGAATCATGGGTAATGTCTGATGCGCCCACAGAGGAGGATATAGCCGGCTACATTCTCAATCTCGCTGATGAGGCTGGCCATCCTCACAGACCCTAA